From one Musa acuminata AAA Group cultivar baxijiao chromosome BXJ2-6, Cavendish_Baxijiao_AAA, whole genome shotgun sequence genomic stretch:
- the LOC103988006 gene encoding probable WRKY transcription factor 4: MAENGAGSGGGGAGGGDGMAAAAGAGKPPRPTIMLPPRSSMASLFHEGGGGASEVSPGPLTLVSSFFADDPETECRSFTQLLVGAMNSPVAAARRPAGISWEQEKVAAGGSEDGGAEGGGIGGDGGVSRLNRVKQNRPASLTVSQPQAFTIAPGLSPSSLLDSPGFFSSGLGTFVMSHQEALAQVTAQASQSQFKMLSQAEYPSEFVTTPPSSQQLIQETPTRKRNNSVFESAEGSLSDQISHPTAIVVDKPASDGYNWRKYGQKMVRSSEYPRSYYKCSHPNCPVKKKVEHSADGQITEIIYKGQHNHQRPTPNKRFKEGDSFLSGSNEITESLDNPSTPESGFHGNHGNLRRSNGMTAATSASKRDREFDYGAPEQLSGSTDREEVSETQTDGRDNHDADAKRMNVSASSQTTSAEPKIVVQTTSEVDLLDDGYRWRKYGQKVVKGNPNPRSYYKCTYLGCNVRKHVERAPTDPKSVITTYEGKHNHDVPTSRNSSRNLACAGVASSIVQSNSQPSLRTTNFRNNDQQPVAVLQLKEEREIT; this comes from the exons ATGGCGGAGAACGGCGCCGGCAGCGGAGGCGGAGGAGCAGGTGGAGGTGACgggatggcggcggcggcgggtgcAGGGAAGCCGCCGCGGCCCACCATCATGCTGCCGCCGCGCTCTTCCATGGCGAGTCTCTTCCATGAAGGTGGAGGGGGCGCCTCGGAGGTCAGCCCCGGCCCGCTGACGCTGGTGTCGAGCTTTTTCGCGGACGATCCCGAGACGGAGTGCCGTTCCTTCACTCAGCTGCTCGTCGGAGCTATGAATTCTCCCGTGGCAGCGGCGAGGAGGCCGGCTGGGATCTCCTGGGAACAGGAGAAGGTGGCGGCTGGTGGCTCGGAAGACGGCGGGGCGGAGGGAGGAGGCATAGGAGGTGACGGTGGTGTAAGTCGATTGAATCGGGTGAAGCAGAACCGGCCTGCAAGCCTGACGGTAAGCCAGCCGCAGGCATTCACGATTGCCCCAGGACTAAGCCCCTCAAGCTTGCTGGATTCTCCTGGGTTCTTCTCGTCCGGCCTG GGCACCTTCGTAATGTCGCATCAAGAGGCTCTGGCTCAGGTCACAGCTCAGGCATCCCAGTCCCAATTCAAAATGCTGAGTCAGGCAGAATACCCATCTGAATTTGTGACAACACCACCATCATCACAGCAACTTATCCAGGAAACCCCTACCCGAAAGCGAAACAATTCTGTATTTGAATCTGCAGAGGGCTCTCTTTCTGATCAAATATCTCACCCTACAGCCATTGTAGTTGATAAACCTGCCAGTGATGGCTATAATTGGCGAAAATATGGCCAGAAAATGGTGAGAAGCAGTGAGTATCCTAGGAGCTACTATAAATGCAGCCATCCCAATTGTCCAGTCAAGAAAAAGGTAGAGCATTCGGCAGATGGTCAAATTACTGAGATAATTTACAAGGGTCAGCACAACCATCAACGTCCTACCCCAAATAAACGATTTAAGGAAGGCGATAGTTTTCTTAGTGGGTCAAATGAGATCACTGAAAGTCTTGACAATCCTTCAACACCTGAATCTGGTTTTCATGGTAATCATGGGAATCTCAGGAGATCAAATGGCATGACTGCTGCTACTTCAGCTTCAAAGAGAGATCGAGAATTTGACTATGGCGCACCTGAACAGTTATCTGGGTCAACTGATAGGGAAGAAGTATCTGAGACACAAACAGATGGAAGGGACAATCATGATGCTGATGCTAAACGAAT GAATGTATCAGCATCCTCCCAAACGACATCAGCAGAACCTAAGATTGTTGTGCAAACAACAAGCGAGGTCGATCTTTTGGATGACGGTTACAGATGGCGAAAGTATGGGCAGAAAGTTGTTAAAGGAAATCCTAATCCGAG GAGTTATTACAAGTGCACGTATCTCGGATGCAATGTCAGGAAGCATGTCGAGAGAGCTCCAACTGATCCCAAATCTGTCATAACAACATATGAGGGGAAACATAACCATGATGTGCCCACTTCCAGGAATAGCAGTCGTAACTTGGCATGCGCTGGTGTTGCTTCCAGCATTGTGCAATCTAATAGCCAACCCTCCCTCAGGACCACAAACTTCAGAAACAATGATCAGCAACCAGTCGCAGTTTTACAGCTTAAAGAAGAACGTGAGATCACTTAG
- the LOC135586808 gene encoding formin-like protein 5 isoform X1, whose product MALFKRLFFRKPPDRLLEIAERVYVFDCCFSTETTGECEYKNYMGGAFAQLQGYHPDASFMVCNFRERDKRSQISDILSEYDIMVMDYPLQSKGCPLLPLVMIHHFLKSSESWLSMEGLHNVLLMHCEREGWLVLAFMLASLLLYGKQYTGEQKTLEMVYKQAPKEFLHLLSPLNPQPSHLRYLQYISRRGSMSDWPPRETTFTLECLIIKAIPRFDREGGCRPMVRIYRQDHLTPTSSSPKMLFATPRTKKHIHHYRQAVTTKINACCCIQGDIVIECLHLDEDLEHEEMMFRVMFNTAFVQSNILALTRDEIDLVWSAKDHFPKDFKIEVVFSNSDASISDTSTEMVVEGRKETQCVSKEAAEFFEAEAFSSSDWHDIKRDPYFQIHDAKRDPGRSPKDENYILSEGARCKLEMSNSDEVSKSMITQNFADVEKLGVNSEFPGMLGQAEIICETGNFKHDKEIVAERLVDLDIVVPIEDKMIVERSTPPQHRNGTSTSEAEEKIALENSDFNQERVGDIKVSAIPENMSHKLEAPSMAGMLKQESSIRRSAARYDEPSSETSCCGRHTGSLVIGDEVELRDKNRLETLGIGFQTMSGLPTTSTKPKVNDEMSVLADYMVACEEKNIIEVSNYQHELKDIVVLAVEDDTTEMCDIKHDSAHIVTDKMINLHDIHYESEAQALKVKAESILEQRECKPNPEITVNRKKFILVDKAHNPGNQDIENKGKFKMEMHVGKDNTENGVSESEIDLKVVSQKALYDGQMLRPKESPCTISKKIPTCIRLSDSGVIKTRIKQQESVGYGLPPLSPAILSCSFAKGPSCPPMLLGESTKGLPLLDSHVISGASVKRAALPPPPPSPPSCPKANMKGALLPQPPSAPPHAKNLLPPPLLLPNRGGRTQGLPPSPPPPSPLDQNVGEYIPHPPHSAISVKCFSMMPPAPPLEPLLNSHSNASKPPEGAAPILSPPPSATHGGARPPLRAPGAHGGAPPPPPPPRARTPKQRASPHVRRLPSSTVSAMPVSQVDARGISPRHGLICPTSSVSSAPCRSSLKPLHWVKVTRAVQGSIWAELQKSEDASNASEFDVSELERLFPAVVPKNDISKTEGRHKFLGLKPDKVRLIDLRRANNTEIMLTKVKIPLSDLVSAALAMDDSILDVDQVENMIKFCPTKEEMELLKGYTGDKDQLGKCEQYFLELMKVPRVESKLRVFSFKIQFGSQVLDIRKSLNTIDSVCEQVCSSAKLKEIMKKILYLGNTLNQGTARGSAIGFHLDSLLKLTDTRSTNNKMTLMHYLCKALAIKSPHLLDFHEDITSLEAASKIQLKYLAEEMQAVVKGLEKVGFELQASENDGPISEVFLKTLKEFTAVAAAEVQSLTMLYTEVGRKADALALYFGEDPAQCSFEQVVTTLRNFISLFRRAHQENCKQAELEKKAEKEWGIDKSKSSTPRSRAVEDTRETNRGDKNVR is encoded by the exons ATGGCGCTGTTCAAGAGGCTGTTCTTCCGGAAGCCACCCGATCGGCTGCTGGAGATTGCCGAACGCGTTTACG TGTTTGACTGCTGTTTCTCGACTGAAACCACGGGAGAATGTGAGTACAAGAACTATATGGGTGGGGCATTTGCCCAACTGCAGGGCTATCACCCGGATGCTTCCTTCATGGTTTGTAATTTCAGAGAAAGAGATAAGAGGAGCCAAATTTCAGACATTTTGTCGGAGTATGATATCATGGTCATGGACTACCCGCTGCAGTCCAAGGGATGTCCTTTGCTCCCTTTGGTGATGATCCACCATTTCCTGAAGTCAAGCGAGAGCTGGCTGTCAATGGAAGGGCTACATAATGTATTGCTGATGCACTGTGAGCGGGAAGGTTGGCTGGTCCTTGCCTTCATGCTTGCTAGCTTACTCCTTTACGGGAAGCAGTACACTGGGGAACAAAAGACTCTTGAAATGGTGTACAAGCAAGCTCCTAAGGAATTCCTTCATCTTTTGTCCCCCTTGAACCCTCAACCTTCTCATCTTAGATACCTTCAATACATATCCAGACGAGGTAGCATGTCAGATTGGCCTCCACGAGAAACCACTTTCACCTTGGAATGCCTGATTATCAAAGCCATTCCCAGGTTTGATCGTGAAGGTGGCTGTAGGCCAATGGTTCGCATATACCGGCAAGACCATTTGACACCCACGAGCAGTAGTCCAAAGATGCTTTTCGCAACACCAAGGACCAAGAAGCACATTCATCATTATAGACAG GCTGTAACAACAAAAATTAATGCTTGTTGCTGCATTCAAGGAGACATTGTCATCGAATGCCTGCATCTGGACGAAGATCTGGAACATGAGGAAATGATGTTCAGAGTCATGTTTAACACAGCATTTGTCCAATCTAATATTTTGGCATTGACACGTGATGAAATTGATCTTGTATGGAGTGCGAAGGATCATTTCCCAAAGGACTTCAAAATCGAG GTTGTCTTTTCAAACTCTGATGCTTCCATATCTGATACAAGCACAGAAATGGTCGTTGAAGGGAGGAAAGAGACACAATGTGTTTCCAAAGAAGCAGCTGAGTTTTTTGAGGCAGAAGCATTTAGCAGTTCAGATtggcatgacataaaaagagatcCTTATTTCCAGATCCATGATGCCAAAAGAGATCCTGGAAGGAGTCCTAAGGACGAAAATTATATTTTGTCAGAGGGAGCAAGGTGCAAATTGGAAATGAGTAATTCTGACGAGGTCTCAAAGAGTATGATCACCCAAAATTTTGCCGATGTGGAAAAATTAGGTGTCAACTCAGAATTTCCTGGTATGCTCGGTCAAGCTGAGATTATTTGTGAAACTGGCAATTTCAAACATGATAAGGAGATTGTTGCTGAAAGATTAGTTGATTTGGACATTGTGGTTCCAATTGAAGACAAGATGATTGTAGAGAGAAGCACACCCCCTCAGCATAGGAATGGCACATCAACTTCAGAAGCTGAAGAGAAGATTGCTTTAGAGAACAGCGATTTTAatcaagagagagtaggtgacatcAAGGTGTCAGCTATTCCAGAGAATATGAGTCACAAGTTAGAAGCTCCATCTATGGCAGGTATGCTAAAGCAGGAAAGTTCTATAAGGAGGTCTGCTGCAAGGTATGATGAGCCCAGTTCAGAGACATCTTGTTGTGGTAGACATACAGGCTCTTTAGTTATAGGAGATGAGGTAGAACTACGGGATAAGAATCGTTTGGAAACTCTGGGTATTGGATTCCAAACAATGAGTGGATTACCTACCACTAGCACAAAACCTAAGGTAAATGATGAAATGTCTGTGCTTGCAGACTACATGGTTGCATGTGAGGAGAAGAATATAATAGAAGTGAGCAATTACCAACATGAATTAAAGGACATTGTTGTTCTAGCTGTTGAAGATGATACAACTGAAATGTGTGATATCAAGCATGATTCAGCTCACATTGTTACAGATAAGATGATAAATTTGCATGATATACATTATGAGTCAGAAGCACAAGCTCTGAAAGTAAAGGCTGAAAGCATATTAGAGCAAAGAGAGTGTAAACCTAACCCAGAGATTACTGTTAACAGGAAAAAGTTCATTCTGGTTGACAAGGCTCATAATCCAGGGAACCAGGATATAGAAAACAAAGGGAAGTTCAAGATGGAAATGCATGTGGGGAAAGATAATACAGAGAATGGTGTTTCTGAAAGTGAGATAGATCTGAAGGTTGTCAGTCAGAAAGCACTATATGATGGTCAAATGCTGAGGCCTAAAGAGTCTCCGTGTACAATTTCAAAGAAAATACCAACATGTATAAGACTGTCTGATTCCGGTGTAATAAAAACAAGGATTAAACAACAAGAAAGTGTCGGATATGGTCTGCCTCCTCTTTCACCAGCTATACTTTCATGTTCATTTGCTAAAGGCCCGTCTTGTCCACCTATGCTCTTAGGAGAATCTACCAAAGGCCTACCACTCCTCGATTCCCATGTGATCTCAGGAGCTTCTGTCAAACGTGCAGCtctgcctcctcctccaccatcaCCACCCTCATGTCCTAAAGCCAATATGAAAGGTGCTCTTCTGCCACAACCACCTTCTGCTCCACCTCACGCcaaaaatttgttacctcctccttTGTTGCTACCAAATCGAGGAGGAAGAACTCAAGGTCTACCACCTTCACCTCCACCTCCATCTCCTCTTGACCAAAATGTTGGTGAATATATTCCTCATCCTCCTCATTCAGCAATATCTGTTAAATGCTTTTCAATGATGCCTCCTGCTCCACCACTAGAGCCATTGCTAAATTCTCACTCAAATGCATCAAAACCCCCAGAAGGTGCTGCCCCTATCCTGTCTCCACCTCCATCTGCAACTCATGGAGGAGCTCGACCTCCACTACGTGCTCCAGGAGCACATGGTggcgctcctcctcctccaccacctcctagaGCTCGTACTCCTAAACAGCGAGCCTCTCCTCATGTAAGACGACTTCCTTCTTCTACTGTGTCAGCTATGCCTGTTTCTCAGGTTGATGCTAGAGGTATATCACCTAGGCATGGACTCATATGTCCAACAAGTTCAGTGAGTTCAGCACCTTGTAGGTCATCACTGAAGCCATTGCACTGGGTGAAAGTAACAAGAGCAGTTCAAGGAAGCATATGGGCAGAACTTCAAAAATCTGAGGATGCTTCAAA TGCTTCAGAATTTGATGTATCTGAACTTGAAAGACTCTTCCCAGCAGTGGTACCCAAAAATGATATCTCTAAAACTGAGGGTCGTCATAAATTTCTTGGATTGAAACCTGACAAAGTTCGCTTG ATTGACTTAAGGCGGGCTAACAACACTGAAATCATGCTGACAAAAGTCAAGATTCCACTTTCTGATTTGGTG AGTGCTGCTCTTGCAATGGATGATTCTATTTTAGATGTGGATCAAGTGGAAAATATGATCAAATTTTGTCCAACCAAAGAGGAAATGGAGCTGCTGAAG GGGTACACTGGAGACAAGGACCAGCTTGGTAAATGTGAGCAG TATTTTCTAGAGTTGATGAAAGTTCCACGTGTGGAGTCGAAACTAAGAGTTTTTTCTTTCAAGATTCAGTTTGGCTCACAG GTTTTGGATATTAGAAAGAGTTTAAACACTATAGACTCTGTTTGTGAACAG GTTTGCAGTTCTGCCAAATTAAAGGAGATAATGAAGAAAATTCTGTACCTTGGAAATACATTAAACCAAGGAACTGCAAGAG GCTCAGCTATTGGTTTCCACCTGGACAGTCTTCTAAAACTTACTGATACTCGTTCCACCAACAATAAGATGACACTGATGCATTATTTATGCAAG GCACTTGCTATCAAGTCCCCACATCTTCTGGATTTTCATGAGGATATTACAAGTTTGGAAGCTGCATCTAAG ATACAACTGAAATATTTGGCTGAAGAAATGCAGGCCGTAGTCAAAGGATTGGAGAAGGTCGGGTTTGAGCTGCAAGCTTCTGAAAATGATGGCCCTATATCTGAAGTATTTCTAAAG ACCCTGAAGGAGTTTACTGCTGTTGCTGCAGCTGAAGTACAATCCTTAACAATGCTTTATACTGAAGTG GGTAGAAAAGCAGATGCCCTTGCCTTATACTTTGGAGAAGATCCTGCACAATGTTCTTTTGAACAAG TAGTGACTACTCTTCGGAATTTCATATCGTTATTTCGGCGGGCACATCAGGAGAACTGCAAGCAGGCTGAGCTTGAGAAGAAAGCTGAGAAAGAGTgggggatagacaagtccaaatcTTCGACACCGAGGAGTAGAGCTGTCGAG GACACCAGAGAAACAAATCGAGGAGATAAAAATGTCAGATGA
- the LOC135586808 gene encoding formin-like protein 5 isoform X2, producing MMFRVMFNTAFVQSNILALTRDEIDLVWSAKDHFPKDFKIEVVFSNSDASISDTSTEMVVEGRKETQCVSKEAAEFFEAEAFSSSDWHDIKRDPYFQIHDAKRDPGRSPKDENYILSEGARCKLEMSNSDEVSKSMITQNFADVEKLGVNSEFPGMLGQAEIICETGNFKHDKEIVAERLVDLDIVVPIEDKMIVERSTPPQHRNGTSTSEAEEKIALENSDFNQERVGDIKVSAIPENMSHKLEAPSMAGMLKQESSIRRSAARYDEPSSETSCCGRHTGSLVIGDEVELRDKNRLETLGIGFQTMSGLPTTSTKPKVNDEMSVLADYMVACEEKNIIEVSNYQHELKDIVVLAVEDDTTEMCDIKHDSAHIVTDKMINLHDIHYESEAQALKVKAESILEQRECKPNPEITVNRKKFILVDKAHNPGNQDIENKGKFKMEMHVGKDNTENGVSESEIDLKVVSQKALYDGQMLRPKESPCTISKKIPTCIRLSDSGVIKTRIKQQESVGYGLPPLSPAILSCSFAKGPSCPPMLLGESTKGLPLLDSHVISGASVKRAALPPPPPSPPSCPKANMKGALLPQPPSAPPHAKNLLPPPLLLPNRGGRTQGLPPSPPPPSPLDQNVGEYIPHPPHSAISVKCFSMMPPAPPLEPLLNSHSNASKPPEGAAPILSPPPSATHGGARPPLRAPGAHGGAPPPPPPPRARTPKQRASPHVRRLPSSTVSAMPVSQVDARGISPRHGLICPTSSVSSAPCRSSLKPLHWVKVTRAVQGSIWAELQKSEDASNASEFDVSELERLFPAVVPKNDISKTEGRHKFLGLKPDKVRLIDLRRANNTEIMLTKVKIPLSDLVSAALAMDDSILDVDQVENMIKFCPTKEEMELLKGYTGDKDQLGKCEQYFLELMKVPRVESKLRVFSFKIQFGSQVLDIRKSLNTIDSVCEQVCSSAKLKEIMKKILYLGNTLNQGTARGSAIGFHLDSLLKLTDTRSTNNKMTLMHYLCKALAIKSPHLLDFHEDITSLEAASKIQLKYLAEEMQAVVKGLEKVGFELQASENDGPISEVFLKTLKEFTAVAAAEVQSLTMLYTEVGRKADALALYFGEDPAQCSFEQVVTTLRNFISLFRRAHQENCKQAELEKKAEKEWGIDKSKSSTPRSRAVEDTRETNRGDKNVR from the exons ATGATGTTCAGAGTCATGTTTAACACAGCATTTGTCCAATCTAATATTTTGGCATTGACACGTGATGAAATTGATCTTGTATGGAGTGCGAAGGATCATTTCCCAAAGGACTTCAAAATCGAG GTTGTCTTTTCAAACTCTGATGCTTCCATATCTGATACAAGCACAGAAATGGTCGTTGAAGGGAGGAAAGAGACACAATGTGTTTCCAAAGAAGCAGCTGAGTTTTTTGAGGCAGAAGCATTTAGCAGTTCAGATtggcatgacataaaaagagatcCTTATTTCCAGATCCATGATGCCAAAAGAGATCCTGGAAGGAGTCCTAAGGACGAAAATTATATTTTGTCAGAGGGAGCAAGGTGCAAATTGGAAATGAGTAATTCTGACGAGGTCTCAAAGAGTATGATCACCCAAAATTTTGCCGATGTGGAAAAATTAGGTGTCAACTCAGAATTTCCTGGTATGCTCGGTCAAGCTGAGATTATTTGTGAAACTGGCAATTTCAAACATGATAAGGAGATTGTTGCTGAAAGATTAGTTGATTTGGACATTGTGGTTCCAATTGAAGACAAGATGATTGTAGAGAGAAGCACACCCCCTCAGCATAGGAATGGCACATCAACTTCAGAAGCTGAAGAGAAGATTGCTTTAGAGAACAGCGATTTTAatcaagagagagtaggtgacatcAAGGTGTCAGCTATTCCAGAGAATATGAGTCACAAGTTAGAAGCTCCATCTATGGCAGGTATGCTAAAGCAGGAAAGTTCTATAAGGAGGTCTGCTGCAAGGTATGATGAGCCCAGTTCAGAGACATCTTGTTGTGGTAGACATACAGGCTCTTTAGTTATAGGAGATGAGGTAGAACTACGGGATAAGAATCGTTTGGAAACTCTGGGTATTGGATTCCAAACAATGAGTGGATTACCTACCACTAGCACAAAACCTAAGGTAAATGATGAAATGTCTGTGCTTGCAGACTACATGGTTGCATGTGAGGAGAAGAATATAATAGAAGTGAGCAATTACCAACATGAATTAAAGGACATTGTTGTTCTAGCTGTTGAAGATGATACAACTGAAATGTGTGATATCAAGCATGATTCAGCTCACATTGTTACAGATAAGATGATAAATTTGCATGATATACATTATGAGTCAGAAGCACAAGCTCTGAAAGTAAAGGCTGAAAGCATATTAGAGCAAAGAGAGTGTAAACCTAACCCAGAGATTACTGTTAACAGGAAAAAGTTCATTCTGGTTGACAAGGCTCATAATCCAGGGAACCAGGATATAGAAAACAAAGGGAAGTTCAAGATGGAAATGCATGTGGGGAAAGATAATACAGAGAATGGTGTTTCTGAAAGTGAGATAGATCTGAAGGTTGTCAGTCAGAAAGCACTATATGATGGTCAAATGCTGAGGCCTAAAGAGTCTCCGTGTACAATTTCAAAGAAAATACCAACATGTATAAGACTGTCTGATTCCGGTGTAATAAAAACAAGGATTAAACAACAAGAAAGTGTCGGATATGGTCTGCCTCCTCTTTCACCAGCTATACTTTCATGTTCATTTGCTAAAGGCCCGTCTTGTCCACCTATGCTCTTAGGAGAATCTACCAAAGGCCTACCACTCCTCGATTCCCATGTGATCTCAGGAGCTTCTGTCAAACGTGCAGCtctgcctcctcctccaccatcaCCACCCTCATGTCCTAAAGCCAATATGAAAGGTGCTCTTCTGCCACAACCACCTTCTGCTCCACCTCACGCcaaaaatttgttacctcctccttTGTTGCTACCAAATCGAGGAGGAAGAACTCAAGGTCTACCACCTTCACCTCCACCTCCATCTCCTCTTGACCAAAATGTTGGTGAATATATTCCTCATCCTCCTCATTCAGCAATATCTGTTAAATGCTTTTCAATGATGCCTCCTGCTCCACCACTAGAGCCATTGCTAAATTCTCACTCAAATGCATCAAAACCCCCAGAAGGTGCTGCCCCTATCCTGTCTCCACCTCCATCTGCAACTCATGGAGGAGCTCGACCTCCACTACGTGCTCCAGGAGCACATGGTggcgctcctcctcctccaccacctcctagaGCTCGTACTCCTAAACAGCGAGCCTCTCCTCATGTAAGACGACTTCCTTCTTCTACTGTGTCAGCTATGCCTGTTTCTCAGGTTGATGCTAGAGGTATATCACCTAGGCATGGACTCATATGTCCAACAAGTTCAGTGAGTTCAGCACCTTGTAGGTCATCACTGAAGCCATTGCACTGGGTGAAAGTAACAAGAGCAGTTCAAGGAAGCATATGGGCAGAACTTCAAAAATCTGAGGATGCTTCAAA TGCTTCAGAATTTGATGTATCTGAACTTGAAAGACTCTTCCCAGCAGTGGTACCCAAAAATGATATCTCTAAAACTGAGGGTCGTCATAAATTTCTTGGATTGAAACCTGACAAAGTTCGCTTG ATTGACTTAAGGCGGGCTAACAACACTGAAATCATGCTGACAAAAGTCAAGATTCCACTTTCTGATTTGGTG AGTGCTGCTCTTGCAATGGATGATTCTATTTTAGATGTGGATCAAGTGGAAAATATGATCAAATTTTGTCCAACCAAAGAGGAAATGGAGCTGCTGAAG GGGTACACTGGAGACAAGGACCAGCTTGGTAAATGTGAGCAG TATTTTCTAGAGTTGATGAAAGTTCCACGTGTGGAGTCGAAACTAAGAGTTTTTTCTTTCAAGATTCAGTTTGGCTCACAG GTTTTGGATATTAGAAAGAGTTTAAACACTATAGACTCTGTTTGTGAACAG GTTTGCAGTTCTGCCAAATTAAAGGAGATAATGAAGAAAATTCTGTACCTTGGAAATACATTAAACCAAGGAACTGCAAGAG GCTCAGCTATTGGTTTCCACCTGGACAGTCTTCTAAAACTTACTGATACTCGTTCCACCAACAATAAGATGACACTGATGCATTATTTATGCAAG GCACTTGCTATCAAGTCCCCACATCTTCTGGATTTTCATGAGGATATTACAAGTTTGGAAGCTGCATCTAAG ATACAACTGAAATATTTGGCTGAAGAAATGCAGGCCGTAGTCAAAGGATTGGAGAAGGTCGGGTTTGAGCTGCAAGCTTCTGAAAATGATGGCCCTATATCTGAAGTATTTCTAAAG ACCCTGAAGGAGTTTACTGCTGTTGCTGCAGCTGAAGTACAATCCTTAACAATGCTTTATACTGAAGTG GGTAGAAAAGCAGATGCCCTTGCCTTATACTTTGGAGAAGATCCTGCACAATGTTCTTTTGAACAAG TAGTGACTACTCTTCGGAATTTCATATCGTTATTTCGGCGGGCACATCAGGAGAACTGCAAGCAGGCTGAGCTTGAGAAGAAAGCTGAGAAAGAGTgggggatagacaagtccaaatcTTCGACACCGAGGAGTAGAGCTGTCGAG GACACCAGAGAAACAAATCGAGGAGATAAAAATGTCAGATGA